The Ancylobacter sp. WKF20 genome contains a region encoding:
- a CDS encoding DUF3096 domain-containing protein has protein sequence MAVSFVALQPIVALIAGILILVMPRLLAYIVAVYLIFIGVMGLLGSGGLERLGL, from the coding sequence ATGGCCGTCAGCTTTGTCGCCCTTCAGCCGATCGTCGCGCTGATCGCGGGCATCCTCATTCTGGTGATGCCGCGCCTGCTCGCCTACATCGTCGCGGTCTACCTGATCTTCATCGGCGTCATGGGCCTGCTCGGCTCCGGCGGGCTGGAGCGGCTGGGCCTGTAA